In Trifolium pratense cultivar HEN17-A07 linkage group LG7, ARS_RC_1.1, whole genome shotgun sequence, a genomic segment contains:
- the LOC123899070 gene encoding embryo-specific protein ATS3B-like produces the protein MKNLSLIITFSIIVVFSHATPTLVTRTQLQMNLSSMLNQTQQQINETRLIGGRGDSIGRCDYLITIKTSCDSPTYTKDHISLLFGDAHGTELFVPRLDGPDSGPFKKCSTMSFDVPGQCIDKICKLYLYRNGTDGWVPETVVAYDYNYPPVIFNYNFFLSDGPGTGYNHCGQP, from the exons ATGAAAAATCTTTCCTTAATCATCACATTTTCCATCATCGTTGTCTTCTCACATGCAACACCAACATTGGTCACTCGCACTCAACTTCAAATGAATCTATCTTCCATGCTTAACCAAACCCAACAACaa ATAAATGAGACTAGATTGATCGGTGGTAGAGGTGATTCCATTGGTAGATGCGATTACCTGATCACCATAAAGACAAGTTGCGACTCTCCAACGTATACGAAAGATCATATTAGTCTTTTATTCGGAGACGCTCATGGCACtgag CTATTTGTTCCAAGACTAGATGGTCCTGATTCTGGGCCATTTAAAAAGTGCAGCACAATGTCATTTGATGTACCAGGACAATGTATTGACAAAATATGCAAACTGTACTTATATAGGAATGGAACAGATGGTTGGGTACCAGAAACCGTTGTAGCATATGACTATAATTACCCTCCTGTCATATTCAATTACAACTTTTTCCTTTCAGATGGTCCTGGCACTGGCTACAATCATTGTGGTCAACCTTAA
- the LOC123893992 gene encoding embryo-specific protein ATS3B-like, which yields MKTLALIFTFSIIVFFSHATPTTLVTEPQPQLNQSASNLQQNETKLSGSCNYMVNIKTSCHSPSYTKDEISLLFGDAHDSQVYVPRLDDPDSGTFEQCTTNELEILAPCIKKICKLYLFRNGTDGWIPETVTAYDYDNPPIKFYYNIGIPQDAGYGYNYCDKA from the exons ATGAAAACTCTTGCCTTAATCTTCACATTCTCCATCATTGTTTTCTTCTCACATGCAACACCAACAACATTAGTCACCGAGCCTCAACCTCAATTGAACCAATCAGCTTCCAACCTACAACAA AATGAGACTAAACTGAGTGGAAGCTGCAATTACATGGTGAACATAAAGACAAGTTGTCACTCTCCATCATATACAAAAGATGAAATCAGTCTTTTATTTGGAGATGCTCATGACTCTCAG GTTTATGTTCCAAGATTGGACGATCCAGATTCAGGGACATTCGAGCAGTGTACAACAAATGAATTGGAAATATTAGCAccatgtattaaaaaaatatgcaaaCTATACTTATTTAGGAATGGAACAGATGGTTGGATTCCAGAGACTGTTACAGCATATGACTATGACAATCCACCAATCAAATTTTACTACAACATTGGTATTCCTCAGGATGCTGGCTATGGCTACAACTATTGTGATAAAGCTTAA
- the LOC123896696 gene encoding mRNA decay activator protein ZFP36-like → MEAERYSAKFKTQLCIKFMQGTCAHGANCNYAHGYSEIRETPRLCRMFSSNRHCNFGNNCRFIHSTPHHHDSAIINITPQQQQGTVQNAGCRTMQTAGPPAAINFGSSSAQNKMVQTSTVPATNDPASSSTVPTTKLHKNGPYAGISKFDKTVMQKVIGKYADWI, encoded by the exons ATGGAAGCTGAAAGGTACTCTGCAAAGTTCAAAACCCAGCTATGCATAAAATTCATGCAAGGAACTTGTGCTCATGGAGCAAATTGCAACTATGCACATGGCTACTCTGAAATCAGAGAAACACCAAGACTCTGCAGAATGTTCTCAAGCAACAGACATTGCAACTTTGGAAACAACTGTCGTTTCATCCATTCAACTCCTCATCATCATGATTCTGCTATCATCAACATCACTCCACAACAAC AACAAGGGACAGTGCAGAATGCAGGATGCAGGACCATGCAAACTGCTGGTCCTCCTGCTGCAATTAACTTTGGTTCGTCTTCTGCACAAAACAAGATGGTGCAAACTTCTACTGTTCCTGCTACAAATGATCCAGCTAGCAGTAGCACCGTGCCCACAACCAAGTTGCATAAGAATGGACCCTATGCTGGTATATCCAAGTTCGACAAAACGGTCATGCAAAAGGTCATTGGTAAATATGCTGATTGGATTTAA
- the LOC123898788 gene encoding embryo-specific protein ATS3B-like: protein MKAFALIILIFSITAISTLVTRPQPQINLSSMLNHTQQQINETRLIGGKDGYSGRCDYLITIKTSCDSPTYTKDEISLLFGDVHGAELFFPRLNNPKIGTFNKCDTMSFAAQATCIGKICRLDLYRNGTDGWIPESVAIYDYSYPSVIFNYNNGYNFCG, encoded by the exons ATGAAAGCCTTTGCCTTAATAATCCTCATATTTTCCATCACCGCTATATCAACATTGGTCACTCGCCCTCAACCTCAAATCAATCTTTCTTCCATGCTTAATCATACCCAgcaacaa ATTAATGAGACTAGATTGATCGGTGGTAAGGATGGATACAGTGGTAGATGTGATTACCTAATCACCATAAAAACAAGTTGTGATTCTCCAACATATACAAAAGATGAAATCAGTCTTTTATTTGGAGACGTTCATGGCGCTGAG CTATTTTTCCCAAGACTAAATAATCCAAAAATTGGGACGTTCAATAAGTGTGACACAATGTCATTTGCAGCACAAGCAACTTGTATAGGAAAAATATGCAGATTGGATCTATATAGGAATGGAACAGATGGTTGGATTCCAGAGTCTGTCGCTATATATGACTATAGTTATCCATCTGTTATATTTAACTACAACAATGGCTACAATTTTTGTGGTTAA
- the LOC123897752 gene encoding broad specificity amino-acid racemase RacX-like — MLSMSLCYQSQTLLGCVSILNPNNLNPRYYLCKSRSLKVLSTPPSSVLLNADESGKFSNKFDSSKNHVDSGKNDSFSVSVTPFGYQGTTVGIIGGMSVDATLNFLRKLVELSSQDEQKPIPFLLCSDPILNKELLSYERSLESFKLDSTQIVESLRNKRVFLENSGARCIVMPCNVSHSWYEQVSKGCSVPFLHMADCVAKELKEAKLKPLEAGSPLRIGVLATNATLAAGFYKEKLQNEGFEVILPDRATMEHTVIPAIEALSRKDMEGACNLLRISLQVLLVRAVNFVILASDEMRDVLPHDDPLLKKCIDPMDALARSTIKWVRSSGDNT, encoded by the exons ATGTTGTCAATGTCTTTGTGTTACCAATCTCAAACATTATTGGGTTGTGTAAGTATTCTTAATCCAAACAACCTTAATCCTAGGTACTACTTGTGTAAGTCAAGATCATTGAAAGTTCTATCTACACCCCCATCTTCAGTTCTATTGAATGCAGATGAAAGTGGTAAATTTTCAAACAAGTTTGATTCCTCAAAAAACCATGTTGATTCTGGAAAGAATGattctttttctgtttctgtTACTCCTTTTGGTTATCAAGGAACAACTGTTGGAATAATTGGAGGCATGTCTGTTGACGCAACTCTCAATTTTCTAAGAAAACTTGTTGAGTTGAGTTCACAAGATGAACAAAAACCAATTCCATTTTTGCTTTGTTCTGATCCAATTTTGAATAAGGAGCTTCTTTCCTATGAAAGAAGTTTagaaagttttaaacttgattCTACTCAGATTGTGGAGAGTCTTAGAAATAAGAGGGTTTTTCTCGAGAATTCGGGTGCTCGTTGTATAGTTATGCCTTGTAATGTTTCACATTCTTGGTATGAACAAGTATCCAAAGGTTGTTCTGTCCCTTTTCTTCATATGGCTGATTGTGTTGCTAAGGAGCTTAAAGAAGCTAAGTTAAAGCCACTTGAAGCTGGTAGTCCTTTGAGGATTGGTGTGCTTGCAACAAATGCAACTTTAGCAGCTGGTTTTTATAAGGAGAAGCTTCAGAATGAA GGTTTTGAGGTTATCCTGCCTGATAGAGCAACTATGGAGCATACAGTGATACCTGCGATTGAAGCTTTGAGCCGAAAGGACATGGAAGGGGCATGCAATCTATTGAGAATTTCGCTTCAAGTTCTTTTGGTGAGGGCAGTTAATTTTGTTATCCTTGCTTCTGATGAAATGCGGGACGTCTTGCCTCATGACGATCCTCTTCTCAAGAAATGCATCGACCCAATGGATGCCTTAGCGCGATCAACTATCAAATGGGTAAGATCTTCTGGTGATAATACATGa
- the LOC123898306 gene encoding embryo-specific protein ATS3B-like: MEALTLTLTFSIITAFSQATPTLVTHPQPQMNLSSMLNHTQQHINETKLIDGRGGFHHDRGRFTNRCDYLITIKTSCDSPTNTKDEISVLFGDAYGAEVYVPKLVGPYGCEPFKKCSTFSFEVMGQCISNICQLYLYRKGTNGWVPETVVVYDYNYPPVIFNYNYYLSDGPGTGYNYCPKP, encoded by the exons ATGGAAGCTCTTACCTTAACCCTCACATTTTCTATCATCACTGCCTTCTCACAAGCAACACCAACATTAGTCACTCATCCTCAACCTCAAATGAATCTATCTTCCATGCTTAACCATACCCAACAAcat ATTAATGAGACCAAATTGATCGATGGTAGAGGTGGATTCCATCATGATAGGGGTAGGTTCACCAATAGATGTGACTACCTGATCACCATAAAGACAAGTTGCGATTCTCCAACAAATACAAAAGATGAAATCAGTGTTTTATTTGGAGATGCTTATGGAgctgag GTTTATGTACCAAAACTGGTTGGTCCTTATGGTTGTGAGCCCTTTAAGAAGTGCAGCACTTTTTCATTTGAGGTAATGGGACAATGCATTAGCAACATTTGCCAACTGTACCTATATAGGAAAGGAACAAATGGTTGGGTACCAGAGACTGTGGTAGTATATGACTATAATTACCCTCCTGTCATATTTAATTACAATTATTATCTTTCCGATGGTCCTGGCACTGGTTACAACTATTGCCCTAAACCTTAA